The Micromonospora sp. Llam0 genome includes a window with the following:
- a CDS encoding ADP-ribosylglycohydrolase family protein, with protein MDISSGGPSPYQTDPDDWARRVRGSLLMAACADALGASGATRPARPDEPYRPPMRFGITTARSLALTHHLVGHRGTVDEPTFPADVSVVPELAVPSPDRRDDLVTAAAPPAWIAPIGLLPDLGHSAVADLARRAAAAATDDGALVAAAAVQAVAVALAARSPAMVRLRPAAFVQTLRQHAGHPGCAEIVRMAARAARHDPLVDALSEQFSDADPALTATGIAVAVFLTHHDDPVAAIAAALLAPATGDVAAVMAAAMCGASLGERRTPARWGSRLQSSWLIWTAANRLATLSRAAPGPGER; from the coding sequence GTGGATATCAGCTCCGGCGGCCCCAGCCCTTACCAGACCGACCCCGACGACTGGGCCCGGCGGGTCCGTGGCAGCCTGCTGATGGCGGCGTGCGCGGACGCGCTTGGTGCTAGCGGCGCGACCCGTCCGGCGCGGCCGGACGAACCTTACCGGCCGCCGATGCGATTCGGGATCACCACGGCGCGTTCCCTTGCCCTGACCCACCACCTTGTCGGACACCGTGGCACCGTCGACGAGCCTACCTTCCCGGCCGACGTGTCGGTGGTGCCTGAGCTCGCCGTACCATCGCCGGACCGGCGAGACGACCTCGTGACTGCGGCGGCACCGCCCGCGTGGATCGCACCGATCGGGCTCCTTCCCGACCTGGGGCACTCCGCCGTCGCCGACCTGGCCCGCCGCGCTGCGGCCGCCGCGACCGACGACGGCGCGTTGGTGGCGGCCGCCGCCGTGCAGGCGGTCGCCGTGGCGCTGGCCGCGCGGTCGCCGGCCATGGTTCGGCTGCGACCAGCCGCGTTCGTCCAGACGCTGCGGCAGCATGCCGGTCATCCCGGCTGTGCCGAGATCGTCCGGATGGCGGCCCGGGCGGCACGCCATGATCCGCTGGTCGACGCTCTCTCGGAGCAGTTCAGCGACGCCGATCCCGCACTGACCGCGACCGGGATCGCGGTCGCCGTCTTCCTGACACATCACGACGACCCGGTCGCGGCGATCGCCGCCGCCCTGCTCGCCCCGGCCACCGGTGACGTGGCCGCGGTGATGGCCGCCGCGATGTGCGGCGCCAGCCTCGGCGAGCGCCGTACTCCTGCCCGGTGGGGTTCCCGGCTGCAGTCGTCCTGGCTGATCTGGACGGCGGCCAACCGGCTCGCGACGCTGAGCCGCGCTGCACCTGGGCCCGGCGAACGGTGA